A part of Muntiacus reevesi chromosome 12, mMunRee1.1, whole genome shotgun sequence genomic DNA contains:
- the PSKH2 gene encoding LOW QUALITY PROTEIN: serine/threonine-protein kinase H2 (The sequence of the model RefSeq protein was modified relative to this genomic sequence to represent the inferred CDS: inserted 2 bases in 2 codons; deleted 1 base in 1 codon; substituted 1 base at 1 genomic stop codon), translating into MQAACFCAKSERRGLIRYDIKSFIRTGSFKRXVRMKPKTTKKSFAIKVMETRMREGREVCESELPVLXGVGHCSIIQLLEIFGAXDQVYVVMGLAPEREFYDRLISQGAFTEQDAIRIPHVVADGMRYVHALRITNRDLKPETLLRDHPGVDSHILITGVDLAHSRNKGGDWTVRMLSGTPEYIAPEVLLRKSYTSSVDMWIFGLIEYVLLGRSLSFDDESHVRLYRKILKGRDSYTGEAAEQSSSISTLLAFAAGWFFTGAGWGEVRGTAVLLRQETELGSVFAQTANISLHAWSPSQWTLNLAPDVYRSGIPMENQTPGRKSLRTSHGLLTRAAPLVAERRPRGAGVSGAAVPERRRWGSRL; encoded by the exons ATGCAAGCTGCCTGCTTCTGCGCCAAGTCTGAGCGCCGGGGCCTCATCAG ATATGATATCAAGAGTTTTATTAGGACTGGCAGTTTCAAGA TGGTCAGGATGAAGCCAAAGACCACTAAGAAATCTTTTGCAATAAAAGTGATGGAAACCAGAATGAGAGAAGGCAGGGAGGTGTGTGAGTCTGAGTTGCCCGTCC TGGGGGTTGGCCACTGTTCCATCATCCAGCTCCTGGAGATCTTTGGGGCCTGAGATCAAGTTTACGTGGTGATGGGGTTGGCTCCAGAAAGGGAGTTCTATGATCGACTCATCTCTCAGGGAGCCTTTACAGAGCAGGACGCTATCAGAATCCCCCACGTGGTTGCTGATGGCATGAGGTATGTGCATGCATTGAGAATAACT AACAGAGACCTAAAGCCTGAAACGCTCTTACGTGATCACCCAGGAGTAGACTCACACATTTTAATCACAGGTGTTGATTTGGCACACTCTAGGAACAAAGGGGGTGACTGGACAGTGAGGATGCTCAGTGGGACCCCAGAGTACATAGCTCCCgaagttttgctgagaaaatctTATACCAGCTCAGTTGACATGTGGATTTTTGGCCTAATCGAGTATGTGTTACTTGGCAGATCCCTGTCTTTTGATGATGAAAGCCATGTGAGGCTTTATAGGAAGATTCTGAAAGGCAGAGATAGTTATACAGGAGAG gcagctgaACAGAGTTCCTCAATTTCCACGCTATTGGCATTTGCAGCAGGATGGTTCTTTACTGGagcggggtggggagaggtgcGGGGTACGGCTGTCCTGCTGAGGCAGGAAACAGAGCTGGGCTCCGTCTTCGCCCAGACTGCGAACATTAGCCTGCacgcatggtcaccctcccagtggactctgaacttggCCCCCGATGTCTATAGAAGTGGCATAccaatggaaaaccagacccccggACGgaagagcctcaggactt cccatgggctccTCACTCGAGCGGCCcctcttgttgcggagcgcagGCCTCGGGGCGCCGGGGTTTCAGGAGCTGCAGTGCCCGAGCGCAGGCGCTGGGGCTCCCGGCTCTAG